The Flavobacterium sp. 20NA77.7 genome includes the window CTTTGGCATTTCCCACATACAATTACCAAGAGTTTTAAACCAAAATATGATGCTATTGAATGGAACAATGACGAAATAGCATTTCAAATGTGGTGCGAAGGAAAAACAGGTTATCCTATTGTTGATGCAGGCATGCGAGAGTTAAACGCTACGGGGCATATGCACAATAGAGTACGTATGATAGTAGCTAGCTTTTTGTGTAAACATCTATTAATTGATTGGAAATGGGGCGAGACCTATTTTGCTTCAAAACTATTAGATTATGAACAAGCCAGCAATGTGGGTAATTGGCAATGGGCCGCAGGCAGTGGTGTAGATGCCGCGCCTTATTTTAGAATATTTAATCCTGCAGAGCAAATAAAAAAATTTGATAAAGATTATGCCTACATTAAAAAATGGGTGCCTGAATGGAACACATCCGTTTACCCACAGCCTATTGTAGATCATAAATTAGCAAGAATAAAATGCCTAGAAACGTATAAAAAAGCGGTAGGTTAAAAATTAATTTTTAAGTCATCAAATTTATCTACAACTAAATCAGCTAATTCATATTGCTGTTTTTTAGAATTTATACTTCTGTATCCCACACAAAATAAACCAGCCGCTTTTGCAGCTAGTATTCCATTTGTACTGTCTTCTATAACAAGACACTCATCTTTTGTCACGCCTGATAATAGTGCAGCTTCTTCAAATATAGCTGGATGAGGTTTAGATTGAGGAAAATCTTCTCCAGAAACGATATGTGTAAAATAGCGATGCAAATTAAATCTAGTAAATACTCTGTCAATAGTTACTTTAGCGGAAGATGAAGCCAGAATTAATTGTTTTCCCTCATTAAATAACTGTTCAATTAACTTTTCGACTCCTTCAAGTAAAAACAAATCTTTTTTAGTGTCAAATGCATTATTAAATAAGTTTCGTTTAGTTATAACCAGCTCATCTAAAGGGATTTGAATTTCAAAGTGATTGATTAATTTTTGATATACGTTTTTGGTTGAATTTCCTGTAAATGTAGCGTACATTTCATCCGAAACTTGAATTCCTAATTGTTTAAAATGTTGCTGATAAGCATAATAATGAACAGGTTCAGTATCTACTATTACGCCATCCATATCAAAAATTACGGTTTGAATCATCTCTCTTTATATTTCAAGCAAACTTACATAATTTCATATTTTATTCCTATTCATTAAACCTTTTTAAGTATCTTTAGTCAAATAATTCAAAAAGAAATTTGTGGAGCAAGAAAAGCAATTCATAGCAGATTTATGTCACCCAAAGACACAACAAGCAGCCTTTAAAAAGTTAGTGCAAGAGTATCAAAAACCTTTGTATTATCATATCAGGGCTATTGTTTTGAATCATGATGACACTGATGATGTATTGCAAAACACATTTATAAAAGTATTTGCCAACATTCAGCAATTTAAAGGCGAAAGCAAATTGTATTCTTGGATGTATAGAATTGCTACCAATGAGGCCTTGTCTTTTATACAGCAACGAGCTAAAAAACAAGGTATATCGAATGAAGAATTACAATCAAAAGCGATACAGAAATTAGAAAGTGACGTATATTTTGAAGGTGAAGCTATCCAACTAAAATTACAAAAAGCAATTGCTCTTTTACCTGAAAAACAACAATTAGTATTTAAAATGAAATATTTTCAAGAAATGAAATATGAATACATGAGTGAAATTCTAGAAACAAGTGTAGGTGCTTTAAAAGCAAGTTACCACCATGCCGTAAAAAAAATTGAAGAATATTTAAAACAAGATTAAACTTTTTTAATAAACTGCTATCTAATTATAAAATCCCCAATAACAAAGAAATGAAACAAAACTCACAACATATAAAGCAAGGATTCAAAATACCAGACAATTATTTTGAGACTTTTTCAACTAGATTAGAGGCTAAATTAGATACTGATTCTATTCTAGAGTATGCACCTTCCACAGCTGGTTTTAATGTTCCTGATGCATATTTTACAGATTTTGAAACACGTTTATACAGTAAATTACAGCCGAAAGAAACACCCATTTTTAAATTGTCAGTTAACAAATATTGGGTTTCAGGCATAGCTGCATTGTTTCTATTATCTATTATGTTACCCATTTTTTATCATACTCAAGAAGTAAAACAAACTAACGAAGCAGCTAAAGAGTATTTAGAGATTCATGCCGATGAACTATCAACTTATGAAGTGGGTATTTTATTACAAGATTCAGAAATAGAAGATCTAGAAAACGAATTGATTTACAACAACATATAAATTATTAATTAAAATTTAAATTTACATATATGAAAACCAAATTTTTATACTTATTCCTGTTTTTATTTATTGCAAATTGGGGATTTTCTCAAGATTTTAAAGAGAAAAAAGAAAAAATTAGAGGCTTGAAAATTGCATTTATCTCTCAAAAATTAAACTTAACTCCTGAAGAAGCTGAAAAATTTTGGCCAGTCTATAACAAGTACGATACTAAAATAATGGACTTGAAAGAAGGCCAAATGAAATTGCGATTAAAGAAAAAAGAGTTAACAGACGAAGAAGCACTTAAGCAAATTGAAGAAGCCGAACAAGCTGAAGCTGAAATCATGGCCTTAAAGAAAAAAATGCGCACAGAATTAATACCAATTATTGGTGCAGATAAAGTAGTCGCTTTAGAACGTGCCGAACAAGAATTTCATAGAAAATTATTGAATAAATTAAAAGATCGAAAAGGTCCACCTTCACCACCTAGAGATTAATTTAAGGTTAGTTTAGTTACCTTGTTTTTTCCTGCTAAAAACAAGGTCTTAGAATCCTTGATGCGTAACGTATAATAATCGTTATCATCAAGGATTTTTTTCCATGTAACACCAAAATCTTTTGAAAAATACACCCCTGAAGTACCACACACAAATAACTCATTCCCTTTTTTTCTAGGGACAAATTGCACACATGATGCATATCCAAAAGCTTCCTTATTTGCAACTAACTTCCATGTTTTTCCACCATCAAAAGTAATAGCTTTATTTGCTTCATTATTTTGCTGGTCTTCATAGTTACCACCTACAAGCATGCCTACTTTAGAATCATAAAAATCCATGGAAAATGCGCCTGTCATTTGTTTTCCCTGTATTATTGGTGTGTCAAAAACGTTCCATGTTTTACCTTTATCAATACTTTTAAAAAGTCTAGATTTTTTCCCGCCTGATACTATAAATATCGTATTATCAATTAATTTAACATTGGTATTACTTGCTGCAAATGCTGCTTCACCTTCCATAACTTCAGGCAATTGCTCACATGGAATTTTTTGCCACTCTGCCCCCCCATTTGTAGTGACTAAAACAGACAAACAAGTAGACGTAGGATCTCCTATTGCAGCACCAAAACCTTTTGCA containing:
- a CDS encoding HAD family hydrolase — encoded protein: MIQTVIFDMDGVIVDTEPVHYYAYQQHFKQLGIQVSDEMYATFTGNSTKNVYQKLINHFEIQIPLDELVITKRNLFNNAFDTKKDLFLLEGVEKLIEQLFNEGKQLILASSSAKVTIDRVFTRFNLHRYFTHIVSGEDFPQSKPHPAIFEEAALLSGVTKDECLVIEDSTNGILAAKAAGLFCVGYRSINSKKQQYELADLVVDKFDDLKINF
- a CDS encoding RNA polymerase sigma factor; the encoded protein is MEQEKQFIADLCHPKTQQAAFKKLVQEYQKPLYYHIRAIVLNHDDTDDVLQNTFIKVFANIQQFKGESKLYSWMYRIATNEALSFIQQRAKKQGISNEELQSKAIQKLESDVYFEGEAIQLKLQKAIALLPEKQQLVFKMKYFQEMKYEYMSEILETSVGALKASYHHAVKKIEEYLKQD
- a CDS encoding sensor of ECF-type sigma factor, with the protein product MKTKFLYLFLFLFIANWGFSQDFKEKKEKIRGLKIAFISQKLNLTPEEAEKFWPVYNKYDTKIMDLKEGQMKLRLKKKELTDEEALKQIEEAEQAEAEIMALKKKMRTELIPIIGADKVVALERAEQEFHRKLLNKLKDRKGPPSPPRD
- a CDS encoding WD40/YVTN/BNR-like repeat-containing protein → MKIIYFLLLVVISCKPLQLVKNAQTVVLEKTSIRAIHVQNDTLWFAGSAGKMGWINFERNEKAIYKNQFTEAELRSASFYNTTFYVLNVANPAQIVGLSNLGVQKNYYSEKNEKVFYDSMYIDAKGFGAAIGDPTSTCLSVLVTTNGGAEWQKIPCEQLPEVMEGEAAFAASNTNVKLIDNTIFIVSGGKKSRLFKSIDKGKTWNVFDTPIIQGKQMTGAFSMDFYDSKVGMLVGGNYEDQQNNEANKAITFDGGKTWKLVANKEAFGYASCVQFVPRKKGNELFVCGTSGVYFSKDFGVTWKKILDDNDYYTLRIKDSKTLFLAGKNKVTKLTLN